The Halotia branconii CENA392 region ACTTGGCTGAGATAAAAGAGAATCGAGTTGAGCTTTGGTATCTAGTTGATAAAGGTCATCACAACCGCCAATGTGTTGATTATTAATAAAAATTTGAGGTACTGTGCGTCTTCCATTAGCACGTTCTGCCATTGCGGCTCTAGCAGCCGTATCACCATCGATTTTATACTCTGTGAAATTTACACCCTTCCACCACAGCAATAGTTTGGCTCGGATGCAGTAAGGGCAAATTTGCCATGTGTAGATTTCAACATTAGCGTTGACGCGTTCTGGATGGCGACCAAAAAGGGGGTTGAGAAAGTCAAACATATTTTATTATCAGTTTTTGTGGATTATCTCTAGCCTAGATCATGAATCGAAAACGATGTTAAGACTACCAAAAACTAATCTTGATTGCTTATAGGAGTCGGTAGTTAGAAACTTACATAAATTAAATTACTCAATTTTTACATTCATTACGACTATCGGTTTTCTTCTTCCCGTGCTTCCCCTGCTCACTAAAGCGATTGATTATTTTTTTATTTGCAAGTCCCTTAGGAGCCACCGCAAAATGGTATTAGAGGTAACTTTTGTCAATTAATTCAGTTTAAATTCATCACTCTTAGCTCTTAACTCTTACAATAAGAATAGAATTTGTTGAGATTTGTATAGTTAGGGATTAGCTGTGATGGCTCCCGCCGTTTTAATTCAAAATCTGCAAAAGCATTATGGCACGGTGGTCGCCGTGAAGGATGTTTCCTTTCAAGTTGAACCAGGAGAAATCTTTGGTTTACTCGGCCCTAACGGTGCGGGAAAAACTACTACTCTGCGTGCTTTATGTACTCTCACCACACCGGATGCTGGCAAAATTGAAGTGTCTGGCATTTCTGTATTGGATAATCCTAAACTAGCCAGACAACGCTTAGGCTATGTAGCTCAGGAAGTGGCGATAGATAAGGTACTAACAGGACGAGAACTACTGCAATTGCAAGCAGCACTTTATCATCTGCCAAAAGCGATCGCCAAACAACGTGTTGACACGGTACTAAATTTACTCGGTTTGCAAGAATACGCCAATAAAAAGACTGGTAATTACTCTGGCGGTTTACGCAAACGCCTAGATTTAGCTGCGGGTTTACTCCATGCCCCAGATGTGCTGGTATTGGATGAGCCAACTGTAGGACTTGATATAGAAAGCCGTTTTGTAGTCTGGGATTTCCTGCGAAAACTACGAGAGTCCGGCACAACGGTAGTAATTACCAGCCATTATTTAGAAGAGATTGATGCCTTAGCCAACCGCGTGGCAATTATTGATCGCGGCGTTGTGATTGCAGTTGGCACACCTTCGCAATTAAAAGATCAAGTAGGAGGCGATCGCATCACTTTGCGAATCCGCGAGTTTTCTCCTAGTGAAGAAGCCGAAAAAGCCAAAGATCTCTTGCAAGCTTTACCGTTTGTGCAAGAAGTAATCATCAACAACGCTCAAGGTAACTCCCTCAACTTGGTGGTGACACCTCAAAATGATGCCTTGAGTACCATCCAGCAAGCGTTGAACGCTGCCAACTTACCCATTTTTGGCATCGCTCAATCCCGCCCTAGCCTGGATGATGTTTACCTCGCCGCTACAGGACGCACCTTAATGGATGCCGAATTGGCAGCAGTCGCCACCCGCGATTCCAAAGCCGAAAAGAAGCAAAATATGAGATGAAAAAGGAGCTAGAGGCTAGGGGCTAGGGACTAGACAATAAATTAGGGATAGAGAATAAAGTTTAAAAATCAACTTAATCTCTAGCCCCTAGCCCCTAATCCCTAGCCCATAGCCCCTAATCCCTAGTTTCTAATCCCAATCATTATGAGCGTTACTCCTAAATCTGATTTAAATTGGCAGCAATTAGCATCACCCCAAGTAGATGCTAATGTTGCACCCAATTTTTTTGGTGAATTAGTCCAAGAGACACTGGCTTTAACTCGGCGTTTGTTTATTCAATTGCAACGCCGTCCCTCGACATTAGTTGCGGGAATTATTCAGCCTGTGATGTGGTTGGTATTATTTGGGGCTTTATTCCAAAATGCGCCCAAAGGTTTATTTGGTAGTACAACAAACTACGGTCAGTTTTTAGCTGCTGGTGTAATTGTGTTTACAGCTTTTGCTGGGGCGCTAAATGCTGGTTTGCCAGTGATGTTTGACCGCGAATTTGGCTTTTTAAATCGTTTGCTAGTAGCTCCTTTAGCATCGAGGTTTTCAATTGTCTTTGCCTCGGCAATCTTTATTATTAGTCAAAGTTTGTTGCAAGCAGCTGTGATTGTCGCCGCCGCCGCATTTTTAGGGGCTGGGCTGCCGGATGTAACCGGGTTAGGTGCGATCGCTTTAATTGTCTTTCTCTTAGCTTTGGGTGTAACTGCTATCTCTTTGGGCTTGGCTTTTGCCCTACCTGGACATATTGAGCTAATTGCAGTAATTTTTGTCACTAATTTGCCGCTATTGTTTGCTAGTACTGCTTTGGCTCCTTTATCCTTCATGCCCCAGTGGTTACAAGTTGTGGCTACTCTCAATCCCCTTAGCTATGCAATTGAACCAATTCGCTATCTTTATCTTCATAGCAATTGGGGATTAAATAGTGTGGTGATGCAGGCTTTTTGGGGTGATGTTACCTTTGGCGGAGCATTGCTGGTATTATTGGGCTTTGCTGTTGTCGCCTTGCTAAGTATTCAACCCCAATTGCGACGCACTCTTGCTTAAAATAAAACAGAATAATTGTAGGTATAAAAAATGAAAAAACCATTTTTCGCATTTTCTAGGCTTGTTGTTGCAGGAATTGGCTTTGGTTCACTACTTATTGCTCAACCTAGCTTGGCTCAACTCAACCAAGTGGACACTTTTCCCGGTAGTAGTACAACAGACCAAAATACTGATCCCTTCTACAGCCCTTCAGGTAATTTAAATATGTTCGATGTGATTCATCGGGCTAACTTTGGCAATTTTAACTGGAATCCTGAACAACAAAATCAACAACTTAATTCAGCCGCAGAACAGTTTAAAGCCGAGCAAAACAGACGACTTCAAAACCAACAGCAGCAAGAAGGTCAGGTAGTTCCGAGTTTACCAGCAGTTACGCTTCCACAAGCTACACCTCAACCACAAAACTAAGTGAATATTAAATTAGTGAACAGTGAACAGTGAAAACTGATAACTGTTCACTGTTAAAAGCCTCACTCCAAAATCAAGTGAAGTGAGGCGGATATGAAACAATTCCTGAAGTTATACCAACTACATACCCAGTGCGGCTAATATATCGCTGGCGTGGGTGGTTGTGTTGACATTGGCATCAACATGAGTGATTTTGCCATTAGGGTCAATTACGTAAGTGACACGCTTGGCATAACCACCGCCATCGACATCGTAAGCTTTAATCATGGTTTTATCTTGATCAGCCAGTAGAGGAAAATTCAGATTATATTTTTGGGTGAATGCTTGATGGGAAACTTCATCATCGGCGCTGACTCCCAACACCACAACATCTTTACCTTGATAATTAGATTGGGCATCCCGGAAGCTACAAGCTTGTTTGGTGCAGCCTGGAGTGTCATCTTTGGGGTAAAAATACAAAACAACTGTCTTCCCAGCAAAATCAGATAAAGAGACGGTATTGCCGTTAGTATCTTTGACGGTAAATGCAGGTGCATCCGTACCAACTGCTAGAGGCATAATGAACCTTTCCTGTTTCAGATTATTGATGACTTTGAAATCTTACAATAATTCATAATCATTAAATGATTTAGCAAAAAAAACAGCATAAATACATATTAGAAAATATACAAAAACTTAAGTAGCTAGTTCTAAAATATACTCTTTAAAAATAATCTTTATTAAAAAACGTCTCAAGTACATGCCTAATATCGATTCCCCAAACCAGAAAATATTTTTCTATTCCCCTAGCACAGTCAAAAGAGCCGAACGATCGCTGTTTTGTTCTCCCTTTAATTTAAGATTGTTTCAAGCAATGCGTCATCAGAGTGTGTCATTGGGTGCGATCGCCTCAGAAAATGGTGTCAAGCATGGCTATACTAACCGCCCCTTGTCAGAATTAGCAGCTGATAACGATTTAAACTGGTTAATTCAAGTAGGTGTTCTCCGCCGAGAAGTTGATGGCCAAGGAATTACAGATAGTTTTCGCCTCACTCCTTTAGGTCATCAGTTAGTGGAACAACACCAAGAAAAAAATTGGTCTACTCCCTCATGGAGCGATCGCCTATATAATGCGATGATTCGTTGGTTTAGACTACCTTTTTAGAATCAAGCACCAAAGAGTTAGGATTGGGGAACCAAAGGGAACAATATTACTACGGAAGCATCAAACTCCTTGATGAAATCTTTACCAGAGGCGGCAGTCAGCCCACTTCTTCGAGAGTGGCAGGAATAGCCGTCCGTTGTCAGTAATCAGTAGTAAAAACA contains the following coding sequences:
- a CDS encoding ABC transporter permease codes for the protein MSVTPKSDLNWQQLASPQVDANVAPNFFGELVQETLALTRRLFIQLQRRPSTLVAGIIQPVMWLVLFGALFQNAPKGLFGSTTNYGQFLAAGVIVFTAFAGALNAGLPVMFDREFGFLNRLLVAPLASRFSIVFASAIFIISQSLLQAAVIVAAAAFLGAGLPDVTGLGAIALIVFLLALGVTAISLGLAFALPGHIELIAVIFVTNLPLLFASTALAPLSFMPQWLQVVATLNPLSYAIEPIRYLYLHSNWGLNSVVMQAFWGDVTFGGALLVLLGFAVVALLSIQPQLRRTLA
- the grxC gene encoding glutaredoxin 3, with the translated sequence MFDFLNPLFGRHPERVNANVEIYTWQICPYCIRAKLLLWWKGVNFTEYKIDGDTAARAAMAERANGRRTVPQIFINNQHIGGCDDLYQLDTKAQLDSLLSQPSV
- a CDS encoding ABC transporter ATP-binding protein, yielding MAPAVLIQNLQKHYGTVVAVKDVSFQVEPGEIFGLLGPNGAGKTTTLRALCTLTTPDAGKIEVSGISVLDNPKLARQRLGYVAQEVAIDKVLTGRELLQLQAALYHLPKAIAKQRVDTVLNLLGLQEYANKKTGNYSGGLRKRLDLAAGLLHAPDVLVLDEPTVGLDIESRFVVWDFLRKLRESGTTVVITSHYLEEIDALANRVAIIDRGVVIAVGTPSQLKDQVGGDRITLRIREFSPSEEAEKAKDLLQALPFVQEVIINNAQGNSLNLVVTPQNDALSTIQQALNAANLPIFGIAQSRPSLDDVYLAATGRTLMDAELAAVATRDSKAEKKQNMR
- a CDS encoding peroxiredoxin — encoded protein: MPLAVGTDAPAFTVKDTNGNTVSLSDFAGKTVVLYFYPKDDTPGCTKQACSFRDAQSNYQGKDVVVLGVSADDEVSHQAFTQKYNLNFPLLADQDKTMIKAYDVDGGGYAKRVTYVIDPNGKITHVDANVNTTTHASDILAALGM
- a CDS encoding Npun_F0494 family protein; translated protein: MPNIDSPNQKIFFYSPSTVKRAERSLFCSPFNLRLFQAMRHQSVSLGAIASENGVKHGYTNRPLSELAADNDLNWLIQVGVLRREVDGQGITDSFRLTPLGHQLVEQHQEKNWSTPSWSDRLYNAMIRWFRLPF